The DNA region CTAATGAAACAACTTACCCATAACGAAATAGACAACAAGCAACAGAAATTTCCGATAACCATTGTTTGTGATGCAATTAGAACACCCGAAAATATTGGAATGTGTTTTAGGATTGCAGAATCTTTTGGCGTTGAAAAGATATATATTCACGAGAATTCGATAGGTTTAGAAAACAGAAAAGTTAAAAAAACAGCAAGAAATACAATACATCAAATTGAACATGAAAGATATGGCGATTTTAACAAGCTGATATCAAACCTTAAAAATGACGGGGTTTTTATTGTTGGTCTTGAAATTACCGATAAGAGCAAAAAAATTCAAGATTTTGATTTTAAAAAATATCCTAGAACAGCTCTAATAGTAGGTAGTGAACGAAACGGAATTTCTGATGTAAACTTGTTAGACCA from Aureibaculum sp. 2308TA14-22 includes:
- a CDS encoding TrmH family RNA methyltransferase — protein: MKQLTHNEIDNKQQKFPITIVCDAIRTPENIGMCFRIAESFGVEKIYIHENSIGLENRKVKKTARNTIHQIEHERYGDFNKLISNLKNDGVFIVGLEITDKSKKIQDFDFKKYPRTALIVGSERNGISDVNLLDQSVAIPMYGKNSSMNVIHSLAIALYEITNQLDKF